The Novosphingobium terrae genome segment CGTAATAGGCGATGTTGCCCGCCACGCTGGCCTTGGCGCGCTGGGCGGCCAGATCGGCGTTGTTGAGCAGCGCCTCGGGCGTTTCGGCATCCATTGGCGCCACCGCAATGCCGAAGCGGGCGGAGAGCACGATGGGGGTTTCCTCACTGTCGAAGGGGCGTTCGAAGCAGGCGGCGAGGCGGGCGACGAAACCGTCGAGATCGCTGTCGCTGGCCAGCGGCTTGCCGGCGGCGAATTCGTCTCCGGCGAGGCGCGCCACCATTTCGCCTTCATGCAGCGCCGCATTGAGGCGGGCGGACAGCTCCATCATCACCCGGTCACCCACCGCCTGCCCGTGCAGGTCGTTGATCTCCTTGAAGCTGTTGAGATCGAAAGCGATCAGCGCGACATGCCGGTCCTGCGCATGGGCGCGGGCCAGTTCGGCCTCCATCCAGTCGCCGAAGCGGGCGCGGTTGGGCAGGTCGGTGAGGGCGTCATGGCTGGCGAGATAGGCGATGTGCGCTTCGGAGCGGCGGCGGTCGGTGATGTCCTCGAAGGTGGCGACAAGGCCGCCATCGGGCAGGGTGCGGCTGACGATGGAGAGCACCAGATTGTCGTCAAATTCGCCGATGGTGGGTTCGGCATCGGCGCTGCGGACGGCTTCGCACATCATGGTGGCCAAGGCGTGCTGATGCTCGCCGCCGTCCATGGCCGAGGGCAGGCGGGCGGCCAGCGCCCGGGTGGCCAGCCGGTCCAGATCGAGGCCCGGCGCCAGATCCTCCTCGCTCATATCCCACATCTGCGCGAAGCGCCGGTTGTGAAGCACCAGACGGTGGCGCGCATCGAGCAGGCACAGGCCAAGATGCATATTGTCCAGCGCGGTGTCGAGCTGGGCGGTCAGCTTGGCGAGCCGGTCCTGATCTTCCTTCAGGCGGGTCATGTCGCGGGTGATCTTGGCAAAGCCGATGGGGCGGCCATCGGCGTCGGCCACCAGCTCCAGCGAGAAATGCGCCCAGAAGGAGGAGCCGTCCTGCCGCTTTCGCCAGCCTTCGCCGGTGTATTTGCCGCTTTCCAGCGCCATGGTCAGGATCTTGGCGGGGTTGCCGCGGGCGCGGTCGGTCGGCGTGTGGAAAATCGAGACATGGCGGCCCACCACCTCGGCCTCACCATAGCCCAGCAGGCGCTCGGCGCCCGCGTTCCAATTGGCGATATGCCCGTCGAGGCTGAGCATATAGATCGCGTAATCGGAAATGCCGCGCGCCAGCAGGGTAAAGTCACGCTCGCTGGCGTGGATGGCCTCGCGGTTGTGGCGGCTGGTGATCAGCACGATCAGGCAATTGGCCACCACGATCAGCGCCGCTCCGGCAATCGCTGCGGCCATGGCCTGACTGGAAAGGATCAGGTCGCTGCTGACGCTCAGGCGTTCCGGTGTCAGGCGGATGGCGGCGACCCCGGTGAAATGCAGCAGCACCACCGCCAGACAGGCCAGCGAGGCCGATTTCAGGCTGCTGCGATAGCCGTGGCCATCGAGGCAGAGGGTCATCGCGGGATAGAGCGGCACGACGGAAAAGATCAGCGATAGAACGACATAATGCCAATCGAGCGTGATACGCATCGGCAGGGCCAGCGCCATCATGCCGACATAATGCATCCCCGAAATGCCCATGCCGACCGCCAGAGCGCCCAGCGCCTGCATGCTGCGCTGCCGATGGCGCAGCGCCAGCAAAAAGCCGAGCCAGGTGGCCGCCGCCGCAAGGCAGAGCGAGGCCAGGGTCGGCCATGGGCGGAAGCCGATGGCGGTGCCCGGCAGATAGCCCAGCATGGCGATGAAATGGGTGGCCCAGATGGTGAAGCCTGCTGTCAGCCCGGCCACCGCAAGCCAGCGGATGGAACGATCGGGATAGGAGTCGCGCGCCTGCCGCATCAGCAGCACGGCGCAGAGCGTTCCGGTCATGCAGACCAGCCCGGCGAGCAGGACCAGGCGATGGTCATGTTGGTCGCGCAGGCACATCCAGAAATAGGTCATAGGCGCCCTGTTGGGGGAGATGCTGCCCGGGGTTCACGGCCCGGGGGCGCGCGAAAAGCCCCGGAAAGTCGAGCTTGCCGTTCTAGCTCGGGGCGGTGAACAGCCTGCTAAGCCTGATATCCGGGGAATGAGGGATGGCCCTTAAAAGGCGCCAGATGGCACGGGCCTTCATGCGTCTGGCGCATAATGGATATGGCGCGCGGACGATGTCAGGTTTTGCTTGCGTTCTGATATTGCGAATCTATATCAATATCTCGCAAGCAGGAGCCGCCCGATGATCTCTTCTTCCCTCCCCGGCATCAGCGCCGGAAAGATTGTCCGGATTGCGGCTCTGTTTCAACCCCTGGACCGGCTTCCCTCGCCGGTCCGTTCCCTTGCTGCGGCTGAGTGGGCCATCGCTCAGCCTCGGTGGGCACCCCAGCTGCTTCCCGCTCCCTCGCCCGGCGCGTCTGGAGCAGCTGCGGGTGCCGCACCCTTCATTCTGATGGCAGGCTGAGGTTTCCATGGCGACGCATCCTCTTTCGAGCCAGGCGCTCTGCGGCACCTCGGGCGGGTTCCATCCCGCCACGGTGGACCTCAATCTGCTGCGCATTCTGGCGGTGGTGCTCAACCGCCGCAACGTGACCGGCGCGGCCGAGCATCTGGGTATGAGCCAGCCCGCCGTCAGCCGCTCGCTGGCACGGCTGCGCAATCTTTTCGGCGATCCGCTGCTGATCCGCGCCAATGGCCGCATGCAGCTGACGCATTACGCCCAATGCATTGCCGAGCCGCTGACATCGTGGTTGGAGGGCGTGTCCTCGCTGGTCAGCGTGGCGCCTTTCGTGCCCGAAACGCTGACGCGGCGCTTCCGCATCGCCACCAGCGACTATGGCGCGCTCACGGTTGTGGGTTCGGCGCTCGGCGCGGTGATGAAGCAGGCCCCGCATGCCGCCATCGATATCCTGCCGCTGTCCCGCGACAGCTATCGTGCTTTGGCGGCAGGCGATGTCGACCTGATCCTGACGGGCGGCGAGGCAGACCCCACGCAGCATCATCAGCGCCAACTCTTCGAGGACGATCTGGTCTGCGTGATGGCGCCCGATCATCCTTGGGCGGCCAGTGCAAAGGCTGCTTCGGGCCGGATGGCGCTGACCGACTATCTCGAATGCCCCCATATCGCTCTGGCCCCGGCGCATGACGGCAAGGATGCGGTGGAAGGGCAGGGCGGCGCCATCGGCAAGGCAAAACGCGTGGTGATGACGCTGCCCTATGCCCATCTGGCGCCTGCCATGCTGACCGGATCGCTGGTGGCCACGGTGCCCCGGCGCCTCGCCATGGAACAGAATTGTGGCCTGTGGCGCATCGTCGAAGCGCCGAAGGAGCTGGGCCACTTCACCTATCGCGCCTTGTGGAGCGAGCGCAGCAGGGGGGATCAGGCGCTGTCATGGCTGATCGATCTGCTGGCACAAACATCGCAAAAGCCTGCCTTGAGTTAAACCTACAAAGCCTGCCTTGAGTTAAAACTATAACGAAAACGAAGCCCGGTGCAGCTGGTGGGTCAGCGCCAAGGGCTTCGTTCCGAGGCATCGGTCCGAATCTGGCTCGGACCGATGCCTCAACCGCCCGGATGCCGTGTCTCCACCATGGCGTCCGGGCCCCTTGGCCGACCTTGGGCTAAGCAACTGGGGGTGTGTGGAGTGGGTCCGCACACCCCTTCTTCTTATCAGATCCGAACGCCCTGAACGGCCGCGCCCCATGTCGTGCGCCAGCGGCGCTTCACGCTGGTCAGCCCCGCCAGAGCCACCAGAGCCAGCGCGGCAAAGATCAGGAAGCCCATCGACTGGGTGCCGGTCAACTGCTTGGCCAGCCCCAGCGAGGAGGCCAGATAGAACCCGCCGACACCGCCGCCGAAGCCAACCAGCCCGGTCATCACGCCGATCTCCTGCCGGAAGCGCTGAGGCACCAGCTGGAACACCGCGCCATTGCCCACGCCCAGCGTGGCCATGGTGGCGAAGAACAGCGGGAACATCACCGGGAAGGCGACGGGCGCAAAAGAGATCACTGCCAGCAGCATCGCCGCCACGGCATAGACCATGCTCAAGGTGCGGATGCCGCCGATACGGTCGGCCAGAGCGCCGCCCAGCGGGCGCACCATCGATCCGGCAAAGACGCAGCTGGCGGTGGCGTAACCGGCGTAGATCGGCGTCAGTCCCAGCTCGGTGGTGTAGAAGATCGGCAGCGAGGAGGAGAGGCCCACAAAGCCGCCGAAGGTCACGCCGTAGAACAGGATGAACCACCAGGCATCGGCCTGAGCCAGCATCCTGAAATAGCCCGCAACGTATTCGCCCAAAGGCTTGGGGGCGGGCTGGTTGGGGCTGTCCTTGGCGAAGATCACGAAGGCGATCAGCACCAGTGTCGCGGGGATGGTGGCCAGCGCCAGCACATCGCTCCAGCCGAAGAGTTTCGCCAGCAGCGGCGCGAAAATGGCGGCGAAGACCGTGCCCGAATTGCCCATGCCGGCAATGCCCATCGCCTTGCCCTGATGCTGGGGCGGATACCAGCGCCCGGCCAGCGGCAGCGCCACCGAGAAGGAGGCCCCGGCAAAGCCCAAC includes the following:
- a CDS encoding bifunctional diguanylate cyclase/phosphodiesterase → MTYFWMCLRDQHDHRLVLLAGLVCMTGTLCAVLLMRQARDSYPDRSIRWLAVAGLTAGFTIWATHFIAMLGYLPGTAIGFRPWPTLASLCLAAAATWLGFLLALRHRQRSMQALGALAVGMGISGMHYVGMMALALPMRITLDWHYVVLSLIFSVVPLYPAMTLCLDGHGYRSSLKSASLACLAVVLLHFTGVAAIRLTPERLSVSSDLILSSQAMAAAIAGAALIVVANCLIVLITSRHNREAIHASERDFTLLARGISDYAIYMLSLDGHIANWNAGAERLLGYGEAEVVGRHVSIFHTPTDRARGNPAKILTMALESGKYTGEGWRKRQDGSSFWAHFSLELVADADGRPIGFAKITRDMTRLKEDQDRLAKLTAQLDTALDNMHLGLCLLDARHRLVLHNRRFAQMWDMSEEDLAPGLDLDRLATRALAARLPSAMDGGEHQHALATMMCEAVRSADAEPTIGEFDDNLVLSIVSRTLPDGGLVATFEDITDRRRSEAHIAYLASHDALTDLPNRARFGDWMEAELARAHAQDRHVALIAFDLNSFKEINDLHGQAVGDRVMMELSARLNAALHEGEMVARLAGDEFAAGKPLASDSDLDGFVARLAACFERPFDSEETPIVLSARFGIAVAPMDAETPEALLNNADLAAQRAKASVAGNIAYYESGMDRAARTRRQIAADLRMAIVRDEFHLLYQPQHRVASGDLTGYEALIRWNHSKLGVVSPDVFIPVAEETGEILAIGQWVLRRACSDAAAWPDDLTVAVNLSAIQLMQPDLVRHVAQVLIDSGLPARRLVLEITESAIIADKARALHVLRQIKALGISIAMDDFGTGYSSLDTLHAFPFDKIKIDKSFLLQSSTSHQAVMIIRAVASLGRNLGIPVLAEGVETAEHVALLAQEGCDEAQGYYYGMPMQLPLHDDLDQACL
- a CDS encoding LysR family transcriptional regulator yields the protein MATHPLSSQALCGTSGGFHPATVDLNLLRILAVVLNRRNVTGAAEHLGMSQPAVSRSLARLRNLFGDPLLIRANGRMQLTHYAQCIAEPLTSWLEGVSSLVSVAPFVPETLTRRFRIATSDYGALTVVGSALGAVMKQAPHAAIDILPLSRDSYRALAAGDVDLILTGGEADPTQHHQRQLFEDDLVCVMAPDHPWAASAKAASGRMALTDYLECPHIALAPAHDGKDAVEGQGGAIGKAKRVVMTLPYAHLAPAMLTGSLVATVPRRLAMEQNCGLWRIVEAPKELGHFTYRALWSERSRGDQALSWLIDLLAQTSQKPALS
- a CDS encoding nitrate/nitrite transporter, translating into MTDDTFWKSGHRPTLIMAFLYFDVAFMVWNLLGPLAPIFSKVMGLSPAQKGFVVAVPTLAGAVLRLVNGFLADLIGQKRTGIISQIIVITGLLGAWRMGVTTMEGLIALGVVLGFAGASFSVALPLAGRWYPPQHQGKAMGIAGMGNSGTVFAAIFAPLLAKLFGWSDVLALATIPATLVLIAFVIFAKDSPNQPAPKPLGEYVAGYFRMLAQADAWWFILFYGVTFGGFVGLSSSLPIFYTTELGLTPIYAGYATASCVFAGSMVRPLGGALADRIGGIRTLSMVYAVAAMLLAVISFAPVAFPVMFPLFFATMATLGVGNGAVFQLVPQRFRQEIGVMTGLVGFGGGVGGFYLASSLGLAKQLTGTQSMGFLIFAALALVALAGLTSVKRRWRTTWGAAVQGVRI